In the genome of Dryobates pubescens isolate bDryPub1 chromosome 18, bDryPub1.pri, whole genome shotgun sequence, one region contains:
- the CHMP1B gene encoding charged multivesicular body protein 1b, with the protein MSNMEKHLFNLKFAAKELNRNSKKCDKEEKAEKAKIKKAIQKGNMEVARIHAENAIRQKNQAINFLRMSARVDAVAARVQTAVTMGKVTKSMAGVVKSMDATLKSMNLEKISALMDKFEHQFETLDVQTQQMEDTMSNTTTLTTPQNQVDMLLQEMADEAGLDLNMELPQGQTGSVGTSVASAEQDELSQRLARLRDQV; encoded by the exons ATGTCCAACATGGAGA AGCACCTCTTTAACTTGAAGTTTGCTGCAAAGGAACTCAACAGGAACTCCAAAAAATGCGacaaagaagagaaggctgagaaagctAAAATCAAGAAG GCAATTCAGAAGGGCAACATGGAGGTGGCACGGATCCACGCCGAGAACGCCATCCGCCAGAAGAACCAAGCCATCAACTTCCTGCGCATGAGCGCCAGGGTAGATGCTGTTGCAGCGAGGGTTCAGACTGCAGTCACAATGGGCAAG GTAACGAAGTCGATGGCAGGGGTAGTTAAGTCTATGGATGCCACACTGAAGAGCATGAACTTGGAAAAG ATCTCTGCACTAATGGATAAATTTGAGCATCAGTTTGAAACTCTGGATGTTCAGACACAACAGATGGAGGACACAATGAGCAACACTACTACGTTAACAACGCCACAG AACCAAGTGGATATGCTCCTACAGGAAATGGCAGATGAAGCAGG TCTTGATCTGAACATGGAACTACCTCAAGGACAGACAGGTTCTGTTGGAACAAGTGTTGCCTCAGCAGAACAG GATGAGCTGTCTCAGAGACTGGCCCGCCTACGTGATCAAGTCtaa